The following is a genomic window from Prevotella nigrescens.
TGGCAAAATAGAACTGTCATTTACTTGGATTATCATAGGTGCAGTGTTCGACTTCTTCGATGGAATGTCTGCACGCTTGCTAAAGGTAAGTTCTCCGATTGGGAAAGAACTCGACTCGCTTGCCGATATTGTTACGTTTGGTGTGGCTCCATCTACAATTCTTTTCAGCAAACTAAGTGTAATGCCCTATCCAGACTTGCTTGAGCCATTACGCAGCATACTTCCTTTCACTGCATATATTATGGCTGCATTCTCAGCATTGCGCTTGGCAAAGTTCAATCTTGACGAACGACAAGCGCTCGGATTTATCGGATTGCCAACTCCTGCCAATGCTCTTTTCTGGGGTTCGCTTATTATTGGGGCAGGCAATAAAATGGATTCCTCTCCGATTATGTGCCTTTTCATAATTGCAGGAATTTTCTTAAGCTCATGGTTAATGGTTTCCGAAATTCCTATGTTCGCACTTAAATTTAAAGAGTGGAGTTGGAAAAACAATCAGGTTAAATATATTTTCTTGCTGACTTGTATTCCTTTAGTTGCAATATTCGGGATTATAGGGTTTGCCATTATCATTGCCTGGTATGTTGTGGTATCGTACCTTATAAAGAAATAAATATTAATACGTCCTGACTTCGAACTGGATTCATAAATAAGAAACTATGATTCTTTTAAAGTTTATCTTCCTTATATTTATTGCGTTCCTTGTTGTTTTATTCTCTATAGCCTTTAAATTCTATAAGGTTATAACACGTACACGACGTAGATTTCGCCCTGAAAATACGGAAGAAGGAGTAAACATTAACGGTAACACCGTAGTAGACCGTCGTCCGGAGTCTGAGCGCAACAGAAAGATAATAAGCGATGATGAAGGTGAATACGTCGATTTCATAGACAGCGATACCTCTACAGATAATAGTAAGCACTAACAAGGTATTATACAACCGATAGAAAGACAGAATGATATAGATGCCTATCACATCTTTATTGTTCTTTAAAGAAACGCCCAATAAGTTCTTTACGACCATTATTGAGCGTTTTTTGTATACAGCTAATAAATCAATGGGTGTGTCAAAACGCTATGAAAATAGGGATATTGCCAATATACTGGTCGTTAAATATAGTTATCTGTAACTATATTTGCCACTTAGACGGAATTTCATTATCTTTGCGAAATACAATTAATCAATAGTTACCTACTAACATTTAAAGCGATGAAGAAAGTTACGACAAAAGGTATGTTACTGCTAATCTTGCTTTTCTTGGCAGGAATAGTGCAGTTCACACAAGCACAGGAAATTGTTTTGAAAACACAATTAGAGACCAATCCAGCAAAATCAGCATTGTTTAAACTCAAAATCAATGCGCCTAAAGGAAGTACATACAATATAGACTATGGAGACGGAACAGAAGCAATAACGAAAAAAGGTAGCGGATATAATGAATATATGGACCATCATTTTGCCGACATGGCAAAGGTAAAAGAACACGAAGTAAGAATATGGGGAGCCAATTTCACAGAATTTATGGTTATCAGCAACCAGAAAGTAACTGAAATAAACTTAACGGACTGTACAGAATTAATCAATTTCTCGTGTGCAAATAGTAAGTTAAAGAAACTCG
Proteins encoded in this region:
- a CDS encoding DUF4834 family protein, which codes for MILLKFIFLIFIAFLVVLFSIAFKFYKVITRTRRRFRPENTEEGVNINGNTVVDRRPESERNRKIISDDEGEYVDFIDSDTSTDNSKH
- the pssA gene encoding CDP-diacylglycerol--serine O-phosphatidyltransferase, which translates into the protein MAIKKHIPNTITCCNLVSGCVAIAYAFSGKIELSFTWIIIGAVFDFFDGMSARLLKVSSPIGKELDSLADIVTFGVAPSTILFSKLSVMPYPDLLEPLRSILPFTAYIMAAFSALRLAKFNLDERQALGFIGLPTPANALFWGSLIIGAGNKMDSSPIMCLFIIAGIFLSSWLMVSEIPMFALKFKEWSWKNNQVKYIFLLTCIPLVAIFGIIGFAIIIAWYVVVSYLIKK